Genomic window (Paraglaciecola psychrophila 170):
CTCGAGACGGTAAAACTCGTTTTGCGCTCTACAATCGTGACCAGTGCGCCACTGTGACCTTTGCCAATAACGAGGTCAATTTCCCAATCACCCATTCTACTTTTATCATCAACAACGTGTGGACGCTCATCGATACTTATACGGTTCTTAATAAACCCTCTGCCAGCTTGTTTATCCTTACTACGTGATTGATAAGCTTTACCTTTCCTACGTAAATGTTGGAATAAATAACCACCATTTTTTTGTCAGACCAAATGTGCTGATAAATAGTTTCATAACTAATGTCGATGCTCTGGTCCTCCCTAAGCCACCCAGACACCTGCTCTGGACTCCATTTCGTAGTAAGTTTGACTCAATTAATGCAATGAGTGCTGTTGTCATTTTAATGGCTTTACAGCGACTAATCGGCGTGTGTCTGTCGATGTTTGAGCTTGCTTAAAACGATAGCCTCGTTTGCCTGTATTACGGGAAAACTCCCTGCTAATGGTTGATTGACTAACCTTTAGTTGTTGGATATTTTATTTTGGCTCATTCCTGTTTTACTTAAAGCATAAATCTGGCATCGTTGTTCATAGGTCAGTTATTTATATGTTTTCAATGTTGCATCTCTTGCCGGAGAAAAAGCGATTAGCATATATTCAGCCGACCGTCTTTTCTACCCGTTCAAGTTATGCACTTATTATTTGAATCCAAGACATAATAAGTTAGTACACTTTAGTATTTTTTTGTCAGTTGTTTGCCAATAAAGATATTTTTCTCAAGGCTTGGTTGAGGACGTTAATTTTACTCAATAAGCACTTGTTCAGTTCTTTTGTCGGCTTCAAGCTCGGTAATTGATTCTAAAAGGTTTCTAGTGTTTGCTGGAGATCTAAGTAAACAAGTAGTTTCTTGCATTGCGTTATAGTCTTCTAAAGACATCATAACATCAGGAGCTTCACTTTACGGGTAATGATAATTGGCGCGTGGTCATTACAAACATGCGCTATTGTATTTGCTAAATTTGCTCTAGCTGCGGTATAGCTTATTGCATCCATATTAACTCTAAAGTGTTGATGTACGTTTATTTGTACGTGCTAGTGTAATGGCACATAGTAAGTAATTTAACAGGGGCAAAAACAGTTGGTTTTGCTTCTTCGTCGCTAATTTTTAACCAACAATATTTATCCGTTAAAGGGGCGTTATGTTTTTCAAGAGGTGATTGGGTACTTTATTGCTTTGAATGTCTTTGTAAATGCTTCAGTAAAATATGAGACCAAGTATCGCCCCAAAGAGTTTGAAACTTATATGTTTCAAAAATAGGCCACTTCTAGATATCTAGTAGCGGCCACATAATTCAGTAGGCTGTAAAGATGTCCTCTTTATTTAACCGGCTTCACAAATTTCAGAGTCATCCTGTCTGACTCACCAATTTCACGGAATTTTTGGTCTTTTTCAGCAATAGGCTTACCAGCCTGAAGTGCCCAAACGCCGTTTTCCCAATCTGCAGGGTCTTTCTTGTTGGCATTTATTTCACTGGTTGCGGCTAATTCAAAGCCTGCTTTTTTTACCAAATCGACAATATAACTTTGCTTCACATAACCGCGCATTGTTTCTTTAGGATCTGTGTCGAAGTCTTCACGCTCACGGTGCTGAACTATGCCTAGCACTCCGCCTGGTTTCAGTGTTTCTAATACTTCTGCTAATAAACCGTTGACATCGCCTCGGCCAATCTGTCCATGCATTCCACGAATAATAAGCACAGTGTCAACGCTGTTGGGCGCTGCAAATGGAACTGTTTGTCCTATGAAGCGAGCTGATGCATTGTGTCCAAACATGCCACTCTTATGTTCGATAAATGTTTCACGCCACTGCATTCCACGCTCGTAGCGCTCGCCAGGTGTTGGACTATTGTTCAATGCGATGTATTTACCGTTCTCGACAGTAAGAGGCGCTAGTATACGGGTATACCAGCCACTCGATGGACCCAGTTCGGCAACCGTCATATTTGGCTGCACTCCAAAGAAGTCTAGTGTCGCGACAGGATTACGATATTGATCGCGCTCCATGTCTCGCTCAGAACGTAATACATTATTACTTACGGCTTTTTCAATAGATTTTTTTAGCACTATGAATATGGTTTTCTGCTTCGCCTTTTTCGTGATGTCCAGCTGTTGCGGATGGTGCGCTTAGCAGGAAAAAAGCACTAGCTGCACTTAAAATCAGAGTTTTTTATCATATTGTTTGGATCCTTGGCTGATGTAGGTTTTGAAATTAACTTTCTTTTTAAAGTTAATATACTAAAAGCCTTACGCACACATCAATCAATTTTGGATGTTTCTAATTATGTTTACTAAATCTGCGAGGGTAGAGCGGCTGAAATCTATATCTTAATATTATGAATTAGAAACGATTTTCAAGGACGAAATATATGGTTAGGTTACATCAATATTAAATATTCTAATTTGGACAATTGCATATTCGAATTATTCAATATTAGAAATTTTTGGTTCGCGTTATAGTCATTAAAAGAGAGTAAATGACATCTCGCTGAATTTAAACTTATGACTTAGGAAAATTGCCAATGTTGTCAACTGAACAAATAAAGCACTTCGATGAACAAGGTTTCATTGTATTGGACGAAATTATTCCTTTGAATGAAATTGATGCGATAAAACATCGTGCCAATTCACTTGTAGAACAGTGGGTTGAAGACAGTCCAGCTCATATTTTTAGTACCAATGATAATAACCGTAGTGATGATTCATATTTCCTCGATTCAGCAGAAAAAATTCGATGTTTTTTTGAAGAAGAAGCGTTTAATGATCAAGGAGAACTTGTTCAAGAACGTGCTTTATGCATCAATAAAATTGGTCATGCGCTGCATGAATTAGACCCAATATTTAACAGCTTTAGTCATCAAAAACTATTGGGCGATATGATGTGTGATCTTGGCATGACTACACCGCAAATTCGTCAATCCATGTATATTTTTAAACAACCTAAAATTGGTGGCATTGTTAATTGGCATCAAGATGCCAGTTTCTTTTTTACTACGCCGCAAAGTGTGATTACTTTGTGGTTTGCAATTGAAGACGCCACATTAGAAAACGGCTGTTTGTGGGTTGAGCCAGCAGGTCATAGAGGTCCACTTAGAGAGCGTTTTAATTTGAACGACACGCAAACTACTATGGTTAATTTGGACAAAGCCCCATGGCCAACTGAAAAGTGTGGTAAACCAGTTGAAGTGAAAGCAGGGAGTTTAGTTATTTTTCAAGGCTTGTTACCTCACTACAGCGCGCCAAATCGTTCATCCAAGTCGCGCCAAGCTTTTACATTGCATGTCACCGATGGTGAGTGCGAATACGCAGCACAGAACTGGATACAAACAACAACATTACCTTTACGAGGTTTTAGTCGTTAAGACTTTATT
Coding sequences:
- a CDS encoding phytanoyl-CoA dioxygenase family protein, which encodes MLSTEQIKHFDEQGFIVLDEIIPLNEIDAIKHRANSLVEQWVEDSPAHIFSTNDNNRSDDSYFLDSAEKIRCFFEEEAFNDQGELVQERALCINKIGHALHELDPIFNSFSHQKLLGDMMCDLGMTTPQIRQSMYIFKQPKIGGIVNWHQDASFFFTTPQSVITLWFAIEDATLENGCLWVEPAGHRGPLRERFNLNDTQTTMVNLDKAPWPTEKCGKPVEVKAGSLVIFQGLLPHYSAPNRSSKSRQAFTLHVTDGECEYAAQNWIQTTTLPLRGFSR
- a CDS encoding class I SAM-dependent methyltransferase, encoding MLKKSIEKAVSNNVLRSERDMERDQYRNPVATLDFFGVQPNMTVAELGPSSGWYTRILAPLTVENGKYIALNNSPTPGERYERGMQWRETFIEHKSGMFGHNASARFIGQTVPFAAPNSVDTVLIIRGMHGQIGRGDVNGLLAEVLETLKPGGVLGIVQHREREDFDTDPKETMRGYVKQSYIVDLVKKAGFELAATSEINANKKDPADWENGVWALQAGKPIAEKDQKFREIGESDRMTLKFVKPVK
- a CDS encoding type II toxin-antitoxin system Phd/YefM family antitoxin yields the protein MDAISYTAARANLANTIAHVCNDHAPIIITRKVKLLML